The DNA window CTTCTAGTCTTCAAGGTTCCATGTCATGTGAAAGGGGGAGCATAAGTTGTCAAAATGAGACTGAGCAATCTGTTCAAGATGCTTCCTTAGAGCAATCATCAGAATCAGTAAATCAAAGGCCAAGGTGAAGTATCATTAAACCAGCCCGTTATCGAGATGAAAACTTTGTCACTACTTACTCATGCTATTTTGCAGGACCTGTGGATGAAGATGAACCATCATGCTATGAAGAGGCCAAGGCTTCAAAGGATTGGAATCTTGCTATGGATGAAGAAATGAAAGCACTAATGAAGAATGAaacttgggatcttgtcccaaGGATAGGAAATGTACATCCTATCACATGTAAATGGGTTTATAAGCTGAAAAGGAGAGCAGATGGCAGCATAGATAGATTCAAAGCAAGGCTGGTTGCTCGCGGCTTTTCTCAAAAGCAAGGTGAAGATTTTGAGGAAACCTTTAGTCCTGTGGCAAAAATGACATCAGTTCGAGTTCTAATCTCCTTGGCAGCATCTCAAGGGTGGAAACTATGGCAGCTTGAcgtgaaaaatgcatttctatATGGTGAGCTGGATAAACACATTTACATGGAACAACCACCAGGTTACATCTCTAAGACCCATCCTGACTTTGTTTGCAAACTCAAAAAGGCACtttatggattaaaacaagctccaagagcttggtatggaAAGATTGCTGAATATTTGCATTTTTGTGGTTATCTTGTTAGCCATTCTGATTCTAGTTTGTTTATTAAAAATTCTGGAGATCTACATATGGTGGTATTGTTGTATGTGGATGACATGATAGTGACAggaaatgatgaaaaagaagTAGCAAATCTAAGAGCTGAACTTTCAACgagatttgaaatgaaagatctTGCGGAGTTAAGTAATTTCCTTGGCTTAGAAGTGAAGTCCGTAATGGATGGAATCTTCTTAACACAAGAAGGATATGCCAAGAAGCTTGTTGACAGATTTGGAATGAAGAGTAGCAAGAAATGTTTTACTCCTCTTGATGCAAATGCAAAGATTAAGAGCAAGAAGGGCTCACTTCTTTTGGATCCTCGTCCTTTTCGTGCCTTGGTTGGAAGTCTTCTTTATTTGACTATATCAAGGCCAGATATTGTGTTTTCAGTCAATTTTATAAGCTGGTTCATGCAAGCACCACAGAAGCCACATTtagaagtggcaaagaaaattttgaagtacATAGACACCACATCTGATATTGGATTGCTGTACAAGAGTGGTGCTGATTTTTCACTACATGGATACACGGATGCTGATTTGGGAGGAGATTTGGATGACCGTAAATCTACTTCAGCATATGTATTTCTATGTGGTTCAACAGGAGTGTCGTGGTGTAGCAGGAAACAGGATTCTATTTCGTTATCAACAACAGAGGCAGAATACAAAGCTGCCACTCTTGCTGCTCAGGAATGTGTATGGCTTAGAAGGCTTGTTGAAGATGTTTATCTTCCTATTTCTGGACCCACTGAAGTTTTTGGTGACAATCAGAGTGCTATCAAGCTTGCCTCCAATCCAATTTGTCATGCAAGAACCAAACATATTGAATTGAAGCATCATTTCATTAGAGAGAGAGTTCTTGATGGTACTATCAAAGTCTTAGACATACGAAGTGATAAGAATGTTGCAGATATTCTGACTAAGGCACTTCCTAAGGCAGCTTTTGAGGTGCTTAGGGCCAAAATTGGAttagtttccaaaaaaatcactTTAAGGGGGAGTGTTGAACATTAAAGTTGATTTTTTGGGACTAATGAAGAGCAATTAGTTTGTCATTTTCCAATGTTACTTTCTTGTAGAGTCTAGAATTGTCTTTTGGTTTACTGATGGTATTTAGTTGTTAGTTGGCATTAATTGTGAGGGTTCCTATCCCTATGTATATATAGTTGTATTTGATGTGAGCAAGCAAGCAAGTGGAGTTGTTTTCTTGTTGAATACAGCTTATTCCTAGCTATCTTTTTCACAGCTTGTTATTGGTCCTGGGCTGGTGTATTTTGTTTTACACCATTTTTTCTACAAAAGAAAGTGTGAAAGGGAAAACAGAAGAAAGCCTAACaagcaaaaacagaaaaaagcaCTGATTTTCAGAGTAAAATTGGTTATAGCAGGGTTAATGGATATTAGTAATGGTTGATCTTCAGCTATGGATTTAAGAAAAAGAAGCAATTATGCAATACATTATAACAACTCAGATCTGACAAACAATTATGGAATACTATCTATTACATCTTCAAGAAACAACTTCAAGGAAGCATAGGATGATCCTCCTCCATTTAGAGTCAACCTGctcttttctttgatttccttTACCTTCTCTCTGATTTCATTCTCAGGATCCATCAGATGTTTAATCCCTCTTTCAATCACATCTGCACTCAAAATCTCACTGCTCACACCCAGTACGAAATCCcttttgaaatctattttgatcTCCACTGCCGTTGCCAAGTCCTTCACCATTAAGAACGCATTCATCTGCTGCTCAGCATAAAGTGGCCATGTTGCCACTGGCACACCGCACCAAACACTTTCCAATATTGAGTTCCAGCCACAATGAGAAACAAAGCCTCCCACAGCAGGATGGGATAGAACTGCTGCCTGTGGTGCCCATCCAATAACTTTTCCAACCACAGCAGTTCGCTGCAAGAACCCTTCTGGCAAGACTTCATCCAGGTTCTCATACTtggaaactcaaaattttctttaggTGAAGGCCTTCTCAATGACCAGAGGAATCGATATCCACTGCGCTCGAGTGCATAGGCAATTTCCTTCACTTGGTCACCATCAAAACTACCTCCACTACCAAAGCAAAGGAACACAACAGAACATTCTGGCTGAAGATCGAGCCATTTCATAATCATCtcagtttcttgattttgactATTGCTTCCCTTCAGATTCAATACAGGCCCTACTGCATATACTGGTGGGATGGTTTTATCATTGCTCAAGGCCTGAATCGCATGGAATTCTAGCTCAAGGAAAGTGTTAACTATGATTCCCTTGGTCTCCTTGAATCTTCTGACCTGATCGAGGAGCATGTCCCCACCTCCATCCTTGTCAAAAAATGCAGGTGACAAAAGTTTAGCTGGAACAGGATTGATGTAAGTAGGCAAAGCTAATTCATCGTCTGAATTCTCGTAATGGCTCACATCTTCATTGAGATCATCTCTCAGAGTTTGCAACTGGAATAAAAGGCCAAGCGGTGCAGCACCGCCTGGGCAAAATATATAGGAAGGAACCCCAAATTCATTGGCTACATCAATCAAAGAGGTGCAAAACATGTCTATGACGATCCCACCAAGATGCGACGAAACACAATTGGATATTTCAGCAAGAACCTCCCTNNNNNNNNNNNNNNNNNNNNNNNNNNNNNNNNNNNNNNNNNNNNNNNNNNNNNNNNNNNNNNNNNNNNNNNNNNNNNNNNNNNNNNNNNNNNNNNNNNNNNNNNNNNNNNNNNNNNNNNNNNNNNNNNNNNNNNNNNNNNNNNNNNNNNNNNNNNNNNNNNNNNNNNNNNNNNNNNNNNNNNNNNNNNNNNNNNNNNNNNNNNNNNNNNNNNNNNNNNNNNNNNNNNNNNNNNNNNNNNNNNNNNNNNNNNNNNNNNNNNNNNNNNNNNNNNNNNNNNNNNNNNNNNNNNNNNNNNNNNNNNNNNNNNNNNNNNNNNNNNNNNNNNNNNNNNNNNNNNNNNNNNNNNNNNNNNNNNNNNNNNNNNNNNNNNNNNNNNNNNNNNNNNNNNNNNNNNNNNNNNNNNNNNNNNNNNNNNNNNNNNNNNNNNNNNNNNNNNNNNNNNNNNNNNNNNNNNNNNNNNNNNNNNNNNNNNNNNNNNNNNNNNNNNNNNNNNNNNNNNNNNNNNNNNNNNNNNNNNNNNNNNNNNNNNNNNNNNNNNNNNNNNNNNNNNNNNNNNNNNNNNNNNNNNNNNNNNNNNNNNNNNNNNNNNNNNNNNNNNNNNNNNNNNNNNNNNNNNNNNNNNNNNNNNNNNNNNNNNNNNNNNNNNNNNNNNNNNNNNNNNNNNNNNNNNNNNNNNNNNNNNNNNNNNNNNNNNNNNNNNNNNNNNNNNNNNNNNNNNNNNNNNNNNNNNNNNNNNNNNNNNNNNNNNNNNNNNNNNNNNNNNNNNNNNNNNNNNNNNNNNNNNNNNNNNNNNNNNNNNNNNNNNNNNNNNNNNNNNNNNNNNNNNNNNNNNNNNNNNNNNNNNNNNNNNNNNNNNNNNNNNNNNNNNNNNNNNNNNNNNNNNNNNNNNNNNNNNNNNNNNNNNNNNNNNNNNNNNNNNNNNNNNNNNNNNNNNNNNNNNNNNNNNNNNNNNNNNNNNNNNNNNNNNNNNNNNNNNNNNNNNNNNNNNNNNNNNNNNNNACATGTATAGCATTATGGAATTGCCCAAATTATAGCGGGGCTAGCAGGGCATATCCAGAGGTGATAAAGTTCTGTGAGTATTGACTCTGCATCATAGAAACATTGCAAGCAACGGCTCAAGCTGTCATAGAAGATAGTGTTCGAGAAACATCTCGAGAGATTATACTAAACAACTCAGTATATAAGTTAGGAATCCAAATCTAatccaaaaacttaaactaCTAAGTTTTGGGTTCTTACTTGCATATTCAGTACTCTTTCTCCAACTCTCGAACCAATGCAGGACATAATTCTTTACTCATGAATCTAATAAATCTCCCCTTTCATGAGTAACCCCTTacattaaatccaaatttagtGGCTCTTCTCCGAATCTACTTCAATACTCAACGCAAATCCATTTTAATACCTAAAGTCACCTTTTTTTCCAATCATAGACCCACTCTTCTTCAACATTCAAATTGGATTCTGAACTCCTATCAATCTTTGACTCTTTGGTCTTACACCAATCAGATACTCTGCCAAACCCATGGCGAACTGATCCAATACTAACTAAATTCCTTAGCACTTTGATACTTCAATCCACCACCAAGAAGAGAATTTTTATTGGTCCACGAGTAACCCAATCTTGCAATCTGAAACTCTGATATCCCTTATTAGGATTCAGAAGTAGAACACACAACTATTGAAATATCAAGTACATAataatttaattataaataaaccataagcatgaaagataaatgacacacaatatttaatgTAATTCACCTCCATCATTGAGTCTATGTCCATGGAGAGAAACCTGTTCTTTGTTATGAGagaaaaatattatataaaaataCAATTTGAACCCAAATTCAACTCTTGTATACCATATCTCATCTCACAAGAACCTTCTCTCACTTCATGTATAAGGTTACATGTTGTCCTTGTGTACTCCTTGTGTATTTCTTGTATAATAtgccaacccacctatttatagagaatatcatttggccaaaaaattaaataacaataagAAACCAATACTAATTTCTAAACttgtaaaaaataataaataacttCTAAATCctaatcaaaattgaaaattccTTGACTACCATTTCAAGTAAATAAAacaaattaggaaactagttattTTCACACAAATTAAGAAATCTgcttaaaagaaattaaactaattttctaacaaatctcccccttggtgaatatttttttaacaaCAATTTATCTTCAACTATCAAATAATATGATACAAAACTACATATCCGAATTAATATAGTCCTGACATTAAATTGATTCAATCGACAAATGAATATGTGTAATTACCCTGAGTCCAATTTTCAGTTGACTCGTGAGAAGATATTTCAATTCACCATCTTTTTTTGTAGGATTTTTTCTCACAACCACTTGCAATTCAAGATTTCCTTCTATGAGTTATATTTCTAACCATTAAGGCAATTAAGTGATAAAATcaccatacttcttcccataTTTAGGATTGTCTCGCCATGTGTGTTTTTCAAGACTCCacctaaaataaaaaactcgTAACTGTTAAAGTCTTTTGGCACTTGCAAATTAGATCCCTTTGTTTCTTTAGAATACATGCCACACCATCTAAAAAATATAATCCGAATTTAAAAATTATTCGGGATGAAGTATCAACCATTGGAGTTGTGAACAAGTCTCCACCGATTCACATCTAAAATTAGCATTGGACTTTACTTTTTTCTTGACTCTTGAATTACCTGTCTAGATTCACTGTCAAGTGTTTTCATACTTTTCGACTTCCCATCCTTCACTATCAATCAGGATCAAATTACGAACCTcgctctgataccagtttgttaggaTTTAAGTGCTTTAGCAACTCAGTCTTGCAACTTGAAACTCTGATACTACTTATTAGGACAAAACACTTTGAGAGAGTCCACCTAAGAATTCAGTATGTAAGTCAGGAACTCATCTTTGACTCAAAAGTTTAAACTATTAGGTTTCGAGTCCTTATTTATATATTAAGTGCTCTTTTTCTATCTTTCGAATCAATGTGTGACATAATCCTTTATTCATGAACTTAACAGATAGCCTCCAACACCAACAGAATATCCATGGCTAGACCAGAATTCAAAGTCATGGAACCTAGCAAGGATCAGGCAAGAACGGAGCAAGCCACTAAGCAATGCTGAGATTTGTTGCAGTTGGGATTGCCTCGCGATCtttttgcaaaatttaaatgatgagaaaaatcattttttaaaataccttTCTAACCAACGCAGACTTTTTCCTTTGCGTTAGTGACTTTTGTAGTATATGATGTTTGGAATTTGTGATTTGACGAAGTACTTAAATTTAACTAAAGTATAACTTTTGAGGAGAATCCAAACAGGAGAGACCAATACATttttaagaattaaaaaaatacatacatacatatatatatatatatatatatatataataagaGCGACCAAAAACAAGAGGGATCAATAATGATATCAATATTGTACTGTTTTCATATAATATTAAATATTATTACACTACATCGCCAAATTTAGTTGATTTTTCTAACGTTGAGGATGCTGTACTTTAGACACTTGTTCAATCTAATATGGTTTACATGGTTAGCCCAATATTTTACACAAGCAGGTAaatatatgaaatgttataccAGATGCAACGGAACAGAAGAACAAACAAGAACAACTTGGGGGAAATCAGATTTTTATTAGGGTTGTAATCGGAATAGTTTACAGACTAAACATAAGCCCCCGTACAGCTCAGCGGGGGTTGAAGATCTAATTCAAGGCAACTCAACATGAAATATgagcaaaaaaaattttgaaatttgaaaaaaggTCATGTATTATGCATCTAAACCTGCAGTTGGATTAGtttgtaaataaaatttttaaatatacaAATATGACTCAAAATgtataaataaaatatgaaaatatataaaaattagcTTTGAAAGATACACTAATGAGATTTGAAATATACAAATGGATTTGGGACAAACAAAACAAAGTGATGAACTATGATTTGGTATCGGATCTTGGCTTGACCCGAGCCTGATCCATTGTTAGATCATGTCCAGAGAGGTCCAAGTTTGTCCAGTTCTACATTCAGATTTGGATTCTGTCTGGATCACTTAGGTCTCGGGCTTTGTTAGTGAATCGGATCTAGTTCTGTGCACTAGTGGATTTGGGGCTAGATACTCGTAATAGTCAGCATTTTGAGGAAATGTTTTGCCGTACTACTTTTTAACGAGTCTGGTGTTCTGTGTTCAGGCTTTATTTGCATATTCAACTAACAGGATTCGAGTTCGGTTCGAATATTAATGAATTTCAAATATTGTTCGAATTCAATTCCTTTATTTGTACAAATATTAGAGTTGGAGTTCGGGTTCgaattcgagttcgagttcaagtTTTACTCGTTAAACTATATGAGCCAAATTTGAGCTCGATTTGATTTTGAAGAcaatttaattatatttttaataaataatacaTTATGTAGAATAAGTGTAAttctatttattatttttaaaaaataaataatgctAATTTATGTATAATTACTCTTTAGTaacatataatataaatttaataatattaaatgtatttatatttatatctaTATATGTGTTCATGAACAAGCTCGTGTTCGACTTGATTATTAAAGGAGCATAATATTATGCTTGAATTCAATTCATTTATGAAATGATTGTGCTTTTTTCCAAATTCGAATGAGCCGAACATGAATATGTTCGGAAATAGGTTGGTTTATTAAAAGCTCTATTTTGAAAACCTTTCATGCTTCAAAGGTGGTTATTTGTAAGCTAATGCTGCGCAAAATGAATGAGTCATTATGTGGTCATAGAAAAACACTTTTCCTACAAAAATAATTATGCCTCATTGAATTAAACTAGCTTTTGTATTTGATTAATTCTAAGTGAGAACAATTAGACTAGCTATCTACTTTGTTCTTCTTGTTCTATTCTAGGGGTAAATTGCTACAACTCATAAGCAAACAACTAAATGCACCATGAGCAATTAAAACTTTAAGAACAGTAGTGTTTTGACGTCTCATTAGTTTatcatttcttccctttttaCCTTGTGAAACAATCTTCAATGttatacacatacatacatatacatatatacatacatatatacttatatatatgtatatacattatacatatatatatgtatatacattatacatatatatatacatatacacacagagaatatatacacacacacaaactTACTAGCAACCACTGTACAAATTCAAAGAGTGAATGGCCATTACTTAAGAGAAGGTAAAAAATATTGGTCAGATCCATTTTAGGTTCACGAATGCTCTTctttaaacaaaaaacaaaaagaaaataaacaccAAGCAAATTTTCCCTAATCTTCTATTTTTTTACTATAAAAGAAGTATGACTTATCTCATGCAAATTCTCATAAAGCCAAGCAAAAACATTAGAAAAAAACTTATGCTAATATACAAAActgataaaagaaaatatttgatttatCTAAGAAGTGGTAATGGAAATTCGTTGAGAGGGATTTTCAGAAAAAGTGAAATaatgatagggtgttaattgttagtaattttattgttaattttcctttttatcattgccaaatattgctttaatttgctttaattgtcaaaatatatttatatttggtatttggatataatttcagaaattggaGCAGAAACCTCTTGAGAAGATTATTGTGAAGCTTTACACAATTCCGGTGCAAACCAACGAAGAAGAATGGAATTGCATTTGGGAATTCAATTTGGCTAGACAAAATATCAAAGTTGGTGGGGACCGCAAATAAGTTGTATTGTCTAAAGTTTGCTTTCTTTGCACATTTGTGGTCTTGCTTTCTTATTTGTGAACGTGTGCACTTGGTCAAAAGAGAAACCGACAAACCATAGTTggctttgcttttgttttcggtGGAGTTGATTAGGTAGGGAAGGAATGTTTTCTTCTGTAAGCGTGGAGTGAAGTTTCGATTTGGTTTTTTTTATATGTGGGAGAGCGGCACATTTCCGCAGCggagtttttcttcttctcttccatGAGACTATTTTGATTGTATTAGACTACAGAGAAtataattcttatttttaattattagtaAGAGATAAATGTCTTTGAGTTCAATTAAATTGCGTGGgaattttcttatgaggcgtggctaatcttctcctctagtcaaggatcaacgcgaagacgcagtcccaattatctgtgagatctaattagtttttacgtgttccttaatttattaatatttgcatgttttctattttaatttccatgggattattttgttaattggatatcaagggcccgatgtgcaatttgacttattaatctcctgtcaaattaatcaattaaattcgTAATTAtttagttggttaatattagtgacaactagtattttcacataTTAGGGGgacatgcaatctgatttaaataaccctcgtagcgtgttattaatttgggttaggcttttctagtttttaatgcaattaggaaattagttcctacggtcgtacctaggagtatttcctggttaggggtaatcagcggtcgtaccttggttatcaataaattatggaaaagctggtcgttagagtttatcggcgactataactaacctgttaataaaattaagtgaaccttctttgcatcaatgatcggatgaatggattgtgtctgcgtagttgtatccttggctagaatttatttatcatttatttaattgctatttacaattgtattaattaattaattatttttggttaaattaattaattatttttagttaaattgtttaattatttttagtttatttctgataaaaatcccccgtgtcccgaacttgaaaagaatcgaatttttcccaatccctgtggattcgaccctactcactactatacacagaaaattcatttttctcgagtaggtatttattattgcacaggctcgacacctgtcaatttttggcgccgttgccggggactggcgttaattatttgtttctttttaagttcatttttgttctaattttctggtatttttctagtttatgcctcgctcttctcgtacaggcgaattaattttcgaccctgaagtagagaaggCCGCGCGTAGAACGAGGAAAGAAACCAGGCGGCTCAGGGAGGAGCAATACGATATTGCACCTCAGGAACTTGATCCAGAGGTTGAGCCGACAAATTTGTCTGGtgacaattcaagtgattcagaCCAAGAGGAAGTCACTATGGCAAATGCacgaacactaagggagttggctgctcctgatttaaatcagcagcccttgtgcattagttttccacatttaaatgatgacactccctttgaactaaaatctggtctaattcatctcttgccatcttttcatggtctaccaggtgaggagccctACAAGCACTTGCAAGAGTTTGACGTCGTTTGCAACAGTATGAAGCCTCCGGGAATTACTGAAGAGCAAATAAAGATGAGGGCCTTCCCCTTCTCTTTGAAGGATTCCGCAAAAGACTGGCTCTACTACCTACCGCctggtagtatcaccacgtggaaccaactgaagaaaaaattcttggaCAAGTACTTTCCTGCGTCTCGAGCTGCGAGCCTAAGGAAGGAGATATGTGGTATCAAACAACACCCAAGCGAGTCTctctatgagtactgggagAGGTTTAAGAAACTGTGCACCAAATGCCCTCAACATCAGATAAGTGAGCAACTGCTCATTCAATATTTCTATGAGGGGTTGCTTTTTAGGGACAGAAGCATaatcgatgctgcaagtggaggggcgttggtgaacaaaacccctcgaggagcatgggagttgattgaagggATGGCTGAGAACTCACAGCAGTTTGGTTCAAGAGAGGACATCCCGACGCGTAGGGTGAATGAGGTGGAAACGTCCTCTATCCAACAGCAGATCTCCGAATTAACATCTTTCGTAAGACAATTAGCTGTGGGGAGTGCTTCACAAGTCAAAGTGTGTGGGGTGTGCACTGCCGTGGGTCATCCTACGGAAATGTGTCCactggttcaagaagaaactacagaacaggtgaacatggctggccacgcgcccgcgccaagaaagcAGTACGACCCGTACTCAAACACCTACAATCCTGGTTGGAGGGATCACCCCAACCTTAgctatggaggaaataggcagtctaactttgtgccaAATAGACAGCAAGGGCACCAACAGCAGTATCATCCTCGcctaccaccaccaccacccccttcaaactcaagtccgtccatggaagagatgatgaagcaattacttgctaatcaacaaaagacggaTTCAGACCTACAAAACATGAGAAATCAACTGGGACAGGTGCAATCattgcaaaatcaaatgaatcaaatggctataacaatcaaccgtttggagtcTCAAGTTCAAGGAAAGttgccatctcaacctgagGCGAATCCAAAGAATGTAAGCGCAATGACCTTAAGGAGTGGGAAGGAAGTTCAAGGACCCGAACCCGTGATTCCTAAAGATAAGGACGAGGAACGGATTGAGAAAGAATTGGAAGAGGAGGGCACagacaacaaaaatgcaaaggTAACCTCGAACCCAATTCCTACAACTAAAACTAATCCACCTCCCTTTCCTAGCAGGTTAGAGAAACCAAAGaagcaagacaaggaaaaagAGGTCTTAGAGATTTTTCGCAAGGTGGAGATCAACATACCCCTGCTGGATGCGATTAAACAAG is part of the Coffea eugenioides isolate CCC68of chromosome 6, Ceug_1.0, whole genome shotgun sequence genome and encodes:
- the LOC113774944 gene encoding LOW QUALITY PROTEIN: UDP-glycosyltransferase 71E1-like (The sequence of the model RefSeq protein was modified relative to this genomic sequence to represent the inferred CDS: inserted 1 base in 1 codon), which codes for MFCTSLIDVANEFGVPSYIFCPGGAAPLGLLFQLQTLRDDLNEDVSHYENSDDELALPTYINPVPAKLLSPAFFDKDGGGDMLLDQVRRFKETKGIIVNTFLELEFHAIQALSNDKTIPPVYAVGPVLNLKGSNSQNQETEMIMKWLDLQPECSVVFLCFGSGGSFDGDQVKEIAYALERSGYRFLWSLRRPSPKENFEXSKYENLDEVLPEGFLQRTAVVGKVIGWAPQAAVLSHPAVGGFVSHCGWNSILESVWCGVPVATWPLYAEQQMNAFLMVKDLATAVEIKIDFKRDFVLGVSSEILSADVIERGIKHLMDPENEIREKVKEIKEKSRLTLNGGGSSYASLKLFLEDVIDSIP